Proteins from one Marinobacter alexandrii genomic window:
- a CDS encoding RNA-binding protein yields MNIFVAKLNYATSEDALRQAFEEFGTVDSAKVIMDRDTQRSKGFGFVEMPNDDEGNQAISSLNETELDGRTIVVKKANPRG; encoded by the coding sequence ATGAACATTTTCGTAGCTAAGCTTAACTATGCAACTTCAGAAGACGCATTGAGACAAGCATTTGAAGAATTCGGAACAGTAGATTCCGCTAAAGTTATCATGGACAGAGACACTCAGAGATCTAAAGGTTTCGGTTTCGTTGAAATGCCAAATGATGACGAAGGTAACCAGGCTATTTCAAGCCTAAACGAAACAGAATTAGATGGTAGAACCATCGTTGTAAAAAAAGCTAACCCAAGAGGTTAA
- a CDS encoding outer membrane lipoprotein carrier protein LolA produces MKKLIIASLSLFLLINVNAQYDPSALAVLDAMSSKYKNVEAFKASFSQQLTNESAGLDETISGNIAVKGDMYVLDVAGQRIFNDGTDMYNYNPEIREVTISSYDPEDSEITIGNIYEIYKNGFKYALSETNASGDRLIELDPESRDKSYFKIRMTINAQDELKSFTVFERTGNKYVYSINAFTPSDLNDSYFTFDVAKYPNVEVIDFR; encoded by the coding sequence ATGAAAAAGCTCATAATCGCATCTTTATCTCTATTTCTACTGATAAACGTAAATGCACAGTATGATCCATCTGCATTAGCAGTACTTGATGCCATGAGCAGCAAGTACAAGAATGTAGAAGCCTTCAAAGCTTCATTTTCTCAACAGCTAACAAATGAAAGTGCTGGGTTAGACGAAACCATCTCAGGAAACATCGCTGTGAAAGGAGATATGTACGTATTGGATGTTGCAGGTCAACGAATTTTCAATGATGGTACAGATATGTACAATTATAACCCTGAGATTCGAGAAGTAACCATTAGCTCATATGATCCTGAAGATTCAGAGATCACGATCGGCAATATTTATGAAATATATAAAAATGGGTTTAAATATGCCTTGAGTGAAACAAATGCAAGTGGTGATAGGCTAATCGAATTAGATCCAGAAAGTAGAGACAAAAGCTATTTTAAAATACGAATGACCATCAATGCTCAAGATGAATTGAAGTCATTTACAGTTTTTGAAAGAACAGGCAATAAATATGTCTACTCCATTAATGCATTCACACCTAGTGATCTGAATGACAGTTACTTCACATTTGATGTAGCTAAATATCCTAACGTAGAGGTCATTGACTTCCGGTAG
- a CDS encoding DUF2851 family protein has translation MDELFLHYIWKYQKFNLTDLSVSDGQSLKVFYQGNHNQDSGPDFAEARIKIGSIEWAGQVEIHINSSDWIHHKHQNDPAYKNVILHVVWTNDQEILIEGQPIPTLELKSIIDLDLIEKYKRHIQSTNEILCSDQFSSVPQLTKSSMLDRVLVERLMEKSDRILHRLKENKNDWEEVTYKTLAENFGFSTNKEAFKRLTDLLSFSVLKKILPKALETEALIFGQSGFLEGEGDDYKKKLRSEYDFISKKFQLPDTMVQAQWKFGKLRPDNFPTVRLSQFASLLHKHSQLFTFLTQTESMDVLKKKLVVSVSSYWQDHYDFGKPRKKPIETIGISSFENILINTVAPLLAAYSKYTDEQKFIDRAVELLESLSPESNRITRKWEPLDQKAKNAFESQAQIHLFKNYCQKKRCLQCNVGVKILSK, from the coding sequence ATGGACGAACTCTTCCTCCACTACATCTGGAAATATCAAAAATTCAATCTGACCGATTTATCAGTATCAGATGGGCAATCATTAAAGGTCTTCTATCAAGGAAATCACAATCAGGATTCTGGGCCAGACTTTGCGGAAGCTCGAATAAAAATAGGGTCAATAGAATGGGCTGGACAAGTAGAAATTCATATCAATTCTTCGGATTGGATCCATCATAAACATCAAAATGATCCAGCATACAAAAATGTAATCCTTCACGTCGTTTGGACAAATGATCAAGAAATATTAATCGAGGGACAACCAATTCCGACACTTGAGCTTAAATCAATCATAGATTTAGATTTAATCGAAAAATATAAGCGGCATATCCAATCAACAAACGAAATTCTCTGCTCTGATCAGTTTAGTTCTGTTCCGCAACTAACTAAAAGTAGTATGCTTGATCGAGTCTTGGTTGAACGGTTGATGGAAAAATCTGACAGAATCTTACATCGATTGAAGGAAAACAAAAATGATTGGGAAGAAGTCACTTACAAAACCCTTGCTGAAAATTTTGGATTTTCAACGAACAAAGAAGCTTTTAAAAGACTTACCGATCTTCTGTCCTTCTCTGTTTTAAAAAAAATTCTTCCAAAAGCTTTAGAAACTGAAGCTCTTATTTTTGGTCAATCTGGATTTCTAGAAGGTGAAGGTGATGATTATAAGAAAAAACTTCGCTCTGAGTACGATTTTATAAGCAAGAAATTCCAACTACCTGACACAATGGTACAAGCACAATGGAAGTTTGGAAAACTAAGGCCAGACAATTTTCCGACTGTAAGGTTGTCTCAGTTTGCTTCATTGCTACATAAACATTCGCAACTATTTACTTTTTTGACCCAAACAGAAAGTATGGATGTTTTAAAAAAGAAACTGGTTGTTTCAGTATCCAGCTATTGGCAAGATCACTATGATTTTGGGAAGCCTAGAAAAAAACCGATCGAAACCATAGGAATCAGCTCTTTTGAAAATATTCTAATCAATACTGTAGCTCCCCTGCTAGCTGCGTATTCCAAGTATACAGATGAGCAGAAATTTATAGATCGAGCAGTTGAATTGCTCGAATCGCTTTCTCCTGAAAGTAATCGGATTACAAGAAAGTGGGAACCGCTTGATCAAAAGGCAAAAAATGCCTTTGAATCACAAGCTCAAATCCATCTTTTTAAGAATTACTGTCAAAAAAAGAGATGTCTTCAGTGTAATGTAGGTGTGAAAATACTAAGTAAATGA
- the aroQ gene encoding type II 3-dehydroquinate dehydratase, producing MRILILNGPNLNLLGKREPEIYGSQTFEDFFKELKNLFADCKLEYFQSNHEGALIDKLHQVGFSYDGIVFNPGAYTHTSIALRDAIAGIETPVFEVHISNLAEREDFRQVSYVKDVCIGSTNGMGLEGYAIAIEELVKAKTTS from the coding sequence ATGCGAATACTTATTTTAAACGGACCCAACTTAAACCTATTGGGTAAACGTGAACCCGAAATCTATGGAAGTCAGACTTTTGAAGATTTTTTCAAAGAACTGAAAAACCTATTTGCAGATTGCAAGCTCGAATATTTTCAATCAAATCACGAAGGAGCACTAATCGATAAACTGCATCAAGTAGGTTTTAGCTACGACGGAATTGTTTTTAATCCCGGAGCATACACACATACAAGCATTGCCCTGAGAGATGCTATTGCCGGAATTGAAACGCCAGTTTTTGAAGTACATATATCAAATCTTGCTGAACGTGAAGATTTCCGACAAGTAAGCTATGTGAAAGATGTGTGCATTGGCTCCACCAATGGTATGGGCTTAGAAGGATATGCCATAGCTATCGAAGAACTAGTAAAAGCAAAGACCACATCATAA
- the pyrF gene encoding orotidine-5'-phosphate decarboxylase, with amino-acid sequence MTRQQLFENITKKESFLCIGLDTDIQKIPEHLLTEKDPIFEFNKQIIDATHKYAVAYKPNTAFYEAQGAKGWESLQKTLEYIPKDIFTIADAKRADIGNTSAMYARAFFENMNFDSVTVAPYMGSDSVKPFLGFDNKWVIILAATSNPGGSDFQHLTVDGDKFYEKVIKTSQEWGSEDSIMYVVGATRPEALKEIRKIIPNHFLLIPGVGAQGGDLKTVCENGLNKECGLLINSSRGIIYADGGQHFAKEAVREAEKIQAEMAKILKGL; translated from the coding sequence ATGACCCGCCAACAGCTTTTTGAAAACATTACAAAGAAGGAATCCTTTCTTTGCATAGGTCTGGATACGGATATTCAAAAAATTCCTGAACACCTACTCACAGAAAAGGATCCAATCTTTGAATTCAACAAGCAAATCATTGATGCTACCCACAAGTATGCAGTAGCCTACAAGCCAAACACCGCATTTTATGAGGCTCAGGGTGCAAAAGGATGGGAATCACTTCAGAAGACTCTTGAGTATATTCCAAAAGATATTTTCACTATAGCAGACGCAAAACGAGCTGATATTGGGAATACATCTGCCATGTATGCGCGTGCCTTTTTCGAGAACATGAACTTCGATTCTGTCACAGTAGCACCCTATATGGGATCAGATTCAGTAAAACCTTTTCTAGGTTTTGACAATAAGTGGGTCATCATTTTAGCTGCTACAAGTAATCCTGGAGGCTCTGATTTCCAACACCTGACTGTTGATGGAGACAAATTCTACGAAAAAGTTATCAAAACTAGTCAAGAGTGGGGTTCTGAAGACAGCATCATGTATGTCGTAGGAGCTACCAGACCAGAAGCTCTAAAAGAAATCAGAAAAATTATTCCAAATCATTTTTTACTCATCCCAGGAGTAGGGGCCCAAGGTGGTGATCTAAAAACAGTTTGTGAAAATGGCCTGAACAAAGAATGCGGCTTACTTATCAACTCATCCAGAGGAATTATCTATGCTGATGGTGGTCAGCATTTTGCGAAAGAAGCTGTCAGAGAAGCTGAAAAGATTCAAGCAGAAATGGCTAAAATCCTTAAAGGATTATAG
- a CDS encoding quinone-dependent dihydroorotate dehydrogenase, translated as MYKILKPLLFFLYSPEKAHRITTSLLHFLLKLPFGKSLIRSMFHFEDHRLEREVFGLRFKNPVGLAAGFDKNAELIDDFSNLGFGFIEIGTLTPKGQPGNPQPRLFRLPQDEALINRMGFNNDGVDEAIERLKNRKSDILVGGNIGKNKITPNENALEDYLICFEKLFDYVDYFVVNVSSPNTPGLRELQEKEPLLKLLKALQDENNKKETAKPLLLKIAPDLSESQLDDIISITKELDLDGLIISNTTIDRSGLSTKVESVEAIGAGGLSGKPVFEKSNNVLKYIRRHLPHVHIIAVGGIHSAQDAVEKIQAGANLVQIYTGLVYEGPALIKKINKELLKHV; from the coding sequence ATGTATAAAATCTTAAAACCTCTCCTCTTTTTTCTTTACTCTCCCGAAAAAGCTCATAGGATCACTACCAGCCTACTCCACTTTCTCTTAAAACTGCCGTTTGGCAAGAGTCTGATTCGTAGTATGTTCCATTTTGAGGATCACAGACTCGAACGAGAAGTATTTGGTTTGAGATTTAAGAACCCAGTTGGACTTGCCGCAGGATTTGATAAAAATGCGGAGCTCATTGATGACTTTTCCAATCTTGGGTTTGGTTTTATTGAAATAGGCACGCTAACTCCAAAAGGTCAGCCTGGGAATCCTCAACCAAGGTTATTCAGACTTCCGCAAGATGAAGCGTTGATTAACCGAATGGGATTTAATAATGATGGCGTAGATGAAGCAATTGAAAGACTTAAAAATCGAAAGTCCGACATCCTCGTTGGAGGAAATATCGGAAAGAACAAGATTACTCCCAATGAGAATGCTTTAGAGGATTATCTCATATGCTTTGAGAAGCTATTCGATTATGTAGATTATTTCGTTGTGAATGTAAGCTCTCCCAATACACCGGGACTTAGAGAACTTCAAGAAAAAGAACCACTATTGAAGCTACTTAAGGCATTGCAAGATGAAAATAATAAAAAAGAAACCGCTAAGCCACTCCTTTTAAAAATTGCACCTGATCTATCAGAATCTCAACTCGATGATATCATTTCCATCACAAAAGAACTCGATCTGGATGGATTAATTATCTCAAACACAACTATCGACCGATCAGGATTGTCAACCAAAGTAGAAAGTGTCGAAGCTATTGGCGCTGGAGGTTTGAGTGGCAAACCAGTCTTTGAAAAATCAAATAACGTACTGAAATATATAAGAAGGCATCTTCCACACGTTCATATTATTGCTGTGGGTGGTATACATTCAGCCCAAGATGCAGTAGAAAAAATACAAGCAGGAGCCAATTTGGTTCAAATTTATACCGGCTTGGTATATGAAGGACCGGCTCTAATTAAAAAGATCAATAAGGAACTACTTAAGCATGTTTGA
- a CDS encoding DNA translocase FtsK — protein sequence MAQNTYKKKSEKKEKASIKFNFITDRKFHLFIGFSLLLISLFLAVSFISYMNAGQADQSVVEAFTNTNIKDSGVEVQNAFGLIGAIAAHYFIFLWFGIAAMLIPPFLFIVAYKIIWSKTLIPITKSFNFVVFYLVWTSLVMGYFLLSQEETSMWGFLSGGIGYELAMIAQSLMGWGAILFIVFLFVVFNMFFFDITRVPAFSRASVSFDNLINQIKSLIPEKKPKEAKTADINSVLDQIKKEVEDEDASKDESETWVVKKIPTKPVSKKEKADPEFTIDLPEFKKEEPLPKEVEEKIFAPKEEKSFIPSTPEEEPIVKNEELEDLSFEVEQKEFEEEVKEESVNYDPTLDLPRYKFPNSSLLIEYPEKELTVTKDELEANKDRIIETLVNFKIGISSIKATIGPTVTLYEIVPEAGVKISKIKNLEDDIALSLAALGIRIIAPIPGKGTIGIEVPNKNREMVDARSVITTGKFMESKMDLPVVLGKTISNEVFVTDLAKMPHLLMAGATGQGKSVGLNIILTSLLYKKHPSQLKLVLVDPKKVELTLFNKVEKHFLAKLPDSEEPIITDTSKVVNTLNSLCIEMDNRYDLLKSAACRNLKEYNKKFTERKLNPNKGHRFLPYIVLVIDELADLMMTAGKEVETPIARLAQLARAIGIHLIVATQRPSVNVITGIIKANFPARLSFRVTSKIDSRTILDAGGADQLIGMGDMLLSMGSDMTRLQCAFVDTPEVEKICEFIGEQRGYDDAYLLPEYVAEGETGIGEVDLSDRDALFADAARLIVIHQQGSTSLIQRKMKLGYNRAGRLIDQLEAAGIVGAFEGSKAREVLIPDEHSLEQLLSEIEIKY from the coding sequence ATGGCACAAAACACTTATAAGAAGAAGAGCGAGAAGAAGGAGAAAGCAAGTATTAAGTTCAACTTCATCACCGATCGAAAATTCCATCTATTCATTGGATTTTCACTTCTATTGATTTCACTATTTCTTGCGGTTTCATTTATTTCTTACATGAACGCAGGGCAAGCAGATCAAAGTGTGGTGGAAGCGTTCACAAATACAAACATCAAGGACTCAGGAGTAGAAGTTCAAAATGCTTTTGGATTGATTGGAGCTATTGCAGCACATTACTTCATTTTTCTATGGTTCGGTATTGCAGCTATGCTAATCCCCCCATTTCTCTTTATTGTAGCATACAAAATCATCTGGAGCAAAACTCTTATTCCTATAACTAAGTCTTTCAATTTTGTCGTGTTTTATCTGGTATGGACCAGCCTCGTGATGGGCTATTTTCTCCTTTCACAGGAGGAGACATCCATGTGGGGATTCTTAAGTGGTGGCATTGGATATGAACTGGCAATGATCGCTCAAAGTTTGATGGGTTGGGGAGCAATTCTATTCATTGTATTCTTATTCGTGGTGTTTAATATGTTCTTCTTTGACATCACCCGTGTACCTGCATTCAGTAGAGCATCCGTTTCTTTCGATAATCTTATCAATCAAATAAAGTCTTTAATCCCAGAGAAAAAACCTAAAGAAGCTAAAACTGCAGACATCAATTCTGTTCTAGACCAGATCAAAAAAGAGGTAGAAGACGAAGATGCTAGTAAAGATGAATCAGAAACCTGGGTAGTTAAGAAAATTCCTACCAAACCAGTATCCAAAAAAGAAAAAGCAGATCCTGAGTTTACAATCGATCTACCTGAGTTCAAAAAAGAAGAACCACTTCCAAAAGAAGTTGAAGAGAAAATATTCGCACCTAAAGAAGAAAAATCTTTTATCCCCTCTACTCCAGAAGAGGAACCTATAGTTAAAAACGAAGAACTTGAAGACTTATCCTTTGAGGTCGAACAAAAAGAATTTGAAGAAGAGGTTAAAGAGGAATCTGTCAACTACGACCCTACACTCGATCTTCCTAGATATAAATTCCCTAACTCTTCATTGCTGATAGAATACCCTGAGAAAGAGCTGACAGTTACTAAAGATGAGTTAGAAGCTAACAAAGATCGAATCATTGAAACACTTGTCAACTTCAAGATCGGAATCTCCAGTATAAAAGCAACCATTGGTCCTACTGTAACGCTTTATGAAATCGTGCCAGAAGCTGGTGTCAAAATTTCTAAGATTAAAAATCTGGAAGATGATATCGCTTTAAGTCTTGCTGCCCTCGGGATTAGAATTATCGCCCCTATTCCAGGAAAAGGTACTATTGGTATTGAGGTGCCTAATAAAAATAGAGAGATGGTAGATGCTCGATCCGTGATCACTACCGGCAAATTCATGGAAAGCAAAATGGACTTACCCGTTGTTCTTGGTAAGACCATTTCTAATGAAGTGTTTGTAACCGATCTTGCCAAAATGCCTCACCTATTGATGGCAGGAGCAACTGGACAAGGTAAGTCGGTAGGGTTGAACATCATACTTACTTCTTTGCTTTACAAGAAACATCCATCGCAGTTAAAGTTGGTTCTGGTCGATCCAAAGAAGGTTGAATTAACCCTTTTTAATAAGGTAGAGAAACACTTTCTTGCCAAGCTTCCGGATAGTGAAGAGCCTATCATCACCGATACTTCTAAAGTAGTAAATACGCTTAATTCCTTGTGTATTGAAATGGATAATCGCTATGATCTCTTGAAAAGTGCCGCATGTAGAAATCTGAAAGAATACAATAAGAAATTTACAGAGCGAAAACTCAATCCAAATAAAGGACATAGATTCCTTCCTTACATTGTACTTGTCATAGATGAATTGGCTGACTTGATGATGACTGCTGGAAAAGAAGTAGAAACACCGATTGCTCGTCTAGCTCAACTTGCCCGGGCTATCGGGATCCATCTAATTGTAGCAACTCAAAGACCTTCCGTAAACGTAATTACCGGTATTATCAAGGCAAACTTCCCTGCCAGACTTTCATTCCGAGTAACATCCAAAATTGACTCTCGTACCATTCTGGATGCGGGCGGTGCGGACCAATTAATTGGAATGGGAGACATGTTGCTCTCGATGGGTTCTGACATGACACGGTTACAATGTGCATTCGTCGATACACCTGAAGTAGAAAAAATATGTGAATTTATTGGTGAACAAAGAGGTTATGATGATGCTTATCTATTACCAGAATATGTTGCAGAAGGTGAAACTGGCATTGGTGAAGTGGACTTATCTGATCGGGATGCTCTTTTTGCAGATGCAGCTCGTCTCATTGTTATTCATCAGCAAGGGTCTACTTCGTTAATCCAGCGTAAAATGAAATTAGGTTATAATAGAGCCGGACGTTTAATTGATCAACTTGAGGCAGCAGGAATTGTGGGTGCTTTTGAGGGTAGTAAGGCTCGCGAAGTACTAATACCTGACGAACATAGTTTGGAACAGTTATTGTCTGAAATCGAAATCAAATACTAA
- the xerD gene encoding site-specific tyrosine recombinase XerD — protein sequence MSWKTYTKQFKNYLKLERSLAQNSVDAYIADISKLQQFLDIKERDTPPTRIIQQDLIDFLEFITELGMSAYTQARMVSGLKAFFKFLIYEEVITKDPSELLEAPKLGRKLPDTLNLPEIEDLFDAIDMSSPEGQRNRAMLETLYSSGLRVSELINLKISNIHEDIGFLRVIGKGSKERLVPIGRSALKHIKIFRDDVRVHIDVKQGFEDHLFVTKRGKAISRVMVFMIIKDLAAKIGLKKNISPHTFRHSFATHLIEGGADLRAVQEMLGHESITTTEIYTHLDRDYLKQVITQFHPRS from the coding sequence TTGTCCTGGAAAACATATACTAAGCAATTCAAGAATTACCTCAAACTAGAACGTTCATTGGCACAAAACTCGGTGGATGCTTACATAGCTGACATATCCAAGCTTCAGCAGTTCTTGGATATCAAAGAACGTGATACTCCTCCTACCAGAATCATCCAACAAGATCTTATCGACTTTCTTGAATTTATCACCGAACTAGGTATGTCTGCCTACACTCAGGCAAGGATGGTGTCTGGACTCAAGGCTTTTTTCAAATTCCTGATCTATGAAGAAGTTATTACAAAGGATCCTTCAGAATTATTAGAAGCCCCAAAACTTGGCCGCAAGCTTCCAGACACACTAAATCTACCTGAAATAGAAGATTTATTCGACGCAATAGATATGTCTTCACCTGAAGGTCAGCGTAATCGAGCTATGTTAGAAACATTGTATAGTTCTGGATTACGGGTCTCAGAACTTATCAATCTTAAGATCAGCAATATTCACGAAGACATAGGATTCTTAAGAGTTATTGGAAAGGGTAGCAAAGAAAGGCTGGTACCTATTGGTCGATCAGCATTGAAGCATATAAAAATTTTTAGGGATGATGTACGTGTCCATATAGATGTAAAACAAGGCTTTGAAGATCACCTATTTGTCACCAAGCGTGGGAAAGCGATCAGTCGGGTGATGGTATTTATGATCATAAAAGACCTGGCCGCTAAAATTGGATTAAAGAAAAATATAAGTCCGCACACATTTCGTCATAGCTTTGCAACACACTTGATTGAAGGGGGTGCAGACTTACGCGCAGTGCAGGAAATGTTAGGGCATGAATCCATTACTACCACAGAGATTTACACTCACCTTGATCGGGATTATTTGAAGCAGGTCATTACCCAATTCCATCCTAGAAGCTGA
- a CDS encoding cadherin repeat domain-containing protein, with the protein MYKYLIPLILLSSLTLLVSCGEDEPTNNPPSISDRSFRIPEEIETGERVGFISAFDLENDPLTYAIISGNIDNTFALNSSSGELTIRSNEKIDFQVTSQYTLTVEASDGKSSVSALITINVEEANRVPLINEQTFSLSENASVGLEIGMIIATDPEGDELEYTILGGDVDELFDLDLESGVLTLISTEKLDFETTDSYIITILVEDSEALVSSAPITINILDADEPNLSFELAGNNFTIEDGLIREFGVVSSVSSFHYARTFALADGEYSFSEASGDFVVNGGTVGVFGVLFSNALFSFKPGEFIYADTATTQASDFIGKDFIYSSAIIIDGNNDGSVGVNEEDIVYRVTGGSIKVISNGANPPTLNYNVEVTLYDVATKQFVHTVKADLHFEYSGDYKFSDERARGSGRLETEDINHGIEFNSNK; encoded by the coding sequence ATGTATAAGTATCTTATTCCTTTAATCCTTCTCTCTTCTTTGACATTACTGGTCAGTTGTGGGGAAGATGAACCTACCAATAATCCTCCATCAATTAGCGATCGGTCTTTTAGGATCCCAGAAGAGATTGAAACTGGAGAAAGAGTTGGATTTATTTCAGCATTTGACTTAGAAAATGATCCACTTACCTATGCAATCATTTCAGGCAATATCGATAATACATTCGCGCTCAATTCATCAAGTGGTGAACTGACTATACGTTCCAATGAAAAAATTGATTTTCAGGTAACTAGTCAATACACTTTGACAGTAGAAGCCAGTGATGGTAAATCTAGTGTATCAGCACTTATTACGATCAATGTAGAAGAGGCCAATCGTGTACCGTTGATTAATGAACAGACCTTCAGTCTATCCGAAAATGCAAGCGTGGGACTAGAAATTGGAATGATCATAGCTACAGATCCTGAAGGAGATGAACTTGAATATACTATTCTCGGTGGTGATGTAGATGAGTTGTTTGATCTAGATTTGGAAAGTGGGGTACTTACACTCATTTCTACTGAGAAGTTGGATTTTGAAACGACGGATTCTTACATAATCACCATTTTAGTTGAAGACTCTGAAGCGCTTGTCTCTTCTGCTCCTATTACAATCAACATTCTTGATGCTGATGAACCCAATCTCTCTTTTGAGCTCGCTGGTAATAATTTCACAATAGAAGATGGATTGATACGTGAATTTGGTGTTGTGTCGAGCGTGAGTTCCTTTCATTATGCCAGAACCTTTGCCCTAGCTGATGGAGAGTATTCATTTAGTGAAGCGTCAGGTGATTTTGTTGTCAATGGAGGAACAGTTGGTGTGTTTGGAGTTCTCTTTTCAAATGCTCTTTTCTCCTTCAAACCAGGAGAGTTTATCTATGCTGATACCGCTACAACACAGGCTAGCGACTTTATAGGTAAAGATTTTATTTACTCAAGTGCAATTATCATTGATGGCAATAACGATGGGAGTGTCGGTGTAAACGAGGAAGATATTGTTTATCGTGTTACCGGGGGTTCTATAAAGGTAATCTCCAACGGAGCGAACCCTCCAACACTAAATTATAATGTAGAGGTAACGCTTTATGACGTGGCTACCAAACAGTTCGTACATACTGTTAAAGCTGACCTTCATTTTGAATATTCCGGTGATTATAAGTTTAGTGATGAAAGAGCAAGAGGTTCAGGGCGGTTAGAAACAGAAGATATTAACCATGGCATAGAATTTAACAGTAACAAATAG
- a CDS encoding NeuD/PglB/VioB family sugar acetyltransferase, which yields MEKPVIILGSTGLAKAALEIFNSNSIVVYGFLDDDEKTHNSEINSVTILGSTDDHGFTKLIGQKCEAFVATDDNKLRKKYVEYLNETRKIMPMNAVHHSASISDSFGIGHGNFVNAGAVLSNDSKMGNHNVINSKVIIEQEAEIGDFVQIGAGSIINTKVKIENEVFIGSGVTIVAGVKIEKGARIGAGSVVVGDVKKGQTVFGNPAVEVK from the coding sequence ATGGAGAAACCCGTAATCATTTTAGGATCTACAGGACTAGCAAAAGCAGCTCTTGAAATATTTAATTCCAATAGCATAGTTGTTTATGGCTTTCTGGATGATGATGAGAAAACACATAATAGCGAAATAAACTCAGTTACGATACTTGGATCAACGGATGATCATGGTTTCACTAAACTCATTGGCCAAAAATGTGAGGCTTTTGTGGCTACTGACGATAATAAACTGAGGAAGAAGTATGTAGAATATCTCAACGAAACCCGAAAGATTATGCCAATGAACGCAGTTCATCATTCGGCATCAATATCGGATTCTTTTGGGATTGGACATGGAAACTTTGTTAATGCTGGTGCTGTATTGTCGAATGATTCTAAAATGGGAAATCACAATGTGATTAACTCAAAAGTAATAATCGAACAAGAGGCAGAAATTGGAGATTTTGTTCAAATTGGTGCCGGGTCTATCATCAATACTAAAGTGAAGATCGAGAATGAAGTATTCATCGGATCAGGGGTAACCATAGTTGCTGGAGTCAAGATTGAAAAGGGGGCTCGAATAGGTGCAGGATCAGTGGTTGTAGGTGATGTAAAGAAGGGGCAAACTGTGTTCGGAAATCCCGCAGTGGAAGTGAAGTAA